In Cytobacillus oceanisediminis, the following proteins share a genomic window:
- a CDS encoding CBS domain-containing protein gives MFVKSIMIPKHTCYTIGQDAALKDALALLEDHQIDGLPVLDGDQYAGIITRYGIYENFFLSGKSKEDFLEGTLVKDIATHQEQYLKGNEIFEKTLLDLKDFPLLAVLGDNRKFLGIVTRFDVLAQFQSAFGTNKSGVRIAFTSVEAEGRIARLAEIAHYFHEHIISLVTFDETDKLVRRIVMKVEKNNNMEKFISRLEKSGFRVLDITED, from the coding sequence ATGTTTGTGAAAAGTATCATGATCCCCAAACATACCTGTTATACAATCGGACAGGATGCAGCATTGAAAGACGCTCTGGCTTTGCTGGAGGACCACCAGATCGACGGGCTTCCTGTATTGGATGGCGACCAATATGCCGGCATAATTACGAGATATGGAATATATGAGAACTTCTTTTTGTCAGGGAAATCAAAGGAAGATTTTCTTGAAGGGACATTGGTAAAGGATATTGCCACACATCAGGAGCAATATTTAAAAGGAAATGAGATTTTTGAAAAAACGCTCCTGGATTTAAAGGATTTCCCTTTACTCGCTGTTTTGGGCGATAATCGTAAATTTCTGGGCATTGTTACTCGCTTTGATGTCCTCGCTCAATTCCAATCCGCCTTCGGCACCAATAAATCCGGTGTCAGGATTGCGTTTACTTCTGTAGAAGCGGAAGGGCGAATAGCACGTTTAGCCGAAATCGCCCATTATTTCCATGAGCACATCATTTCCCTTGTAACCTTTGATGAAACAGACAAACTGGTCCGCCGCATCGTGATGAAGGTGGAAAAAAATAATAATATGGAAAAGTTCATCAGCCGGCTTGAAAAATCCGGTTTCCGTGTTCTGGATATAACAGAGGATTAA
- a CDS encoding YpbF family protein — translation MESPIRMLDERTDQATRKMLEKVVERKQKFDRFKSWHLIAMWATVFISFLFFFYIYKSVMQPYSYSFASMFSAFVNQSANFYLLVFTVGLYGLMNLLREKREKAEKEYHALRCEIIDKSKDLWKKEDEWKNRHTVFEMMKKNYDINLYHENK, via the coding sequence TTGGAATCGCCGATTAGAATGCTTGACGAACGTACAGACCAGGCTACAAGAAAAATGCTTGAGAAAGTAGTAGAGAGAAAGCAAAAATTTGATCGATTCAAGTCCTGGCATTTAATTGCCATGTGGGCGACTGTTTTTATTTCTTTTTTATTCTTTTTTTATATTTATAAGAGTGTCATGCAGCCTTACTCTTACTCGTTTGCATCCATGTTTTCGGCTTTTGTCAATCAGTCAGCTAATTTCTATTTGCTTGTTTTTACGGTTGGCCTTTATGGACTTATGAATCTTCTGAGGGAAAAAAGGGAGAAAGCAGAAAAAGAATATCATGCCCTAAGGTGTGAAATAATTGATAAGAGCAAAGACCTTTGGAAAAAAGAAGATGAATGGAAAAATCGCCATACCGTTTTCGAAATGATGAAAAAAAATTATGATATAAATCTTTATCATGAGAATAAATGA
- a CDS encoding Glu/Leu/Phe/Val family dehydrogenase, giving the protein MVAEKGTDSNKAEKLDVLKSTQTVIHKALGKLGYSDEVYELLKEPIRMMTVKIPVRMDDGTVKVFTGYRAQHNDAVGPTKGGIRFHPNVTEKEVKALSIWMSLKCGIVDLPYGGGKGGIVCDPRDMSFGELERLSRGYVRAISQIVGPTKDIPAPDVFTNSQIMAWMMDEYSRIDEFNSPGFITGKPLVLGGSHGRESATAKGVTICIREAAKKKGINLEGARVVVQGFGNAGSFLSKFMHDAGAKVVGISDAYGGLYDPEGLDIDYLLDRRDSFGTVTKLFNDTITNKELLELDCDILVPAAIENQITEDNAHNIRAGIVVEAANGPTTLEATRILSERGILLVPDVLASAGGVTVSYFEWVQNNQGYYWTEEEVEEKLEKVMVKSFDNIYQTSQTRRVDMRLAAYMVGVRKMAEASRFRGWI; this is encoded by the coding sequence ATGGTAGCCGAGAAAGGTACTGATTCAAATAAAGCTGAAAAATTGGACGTCTTAAAGTCGACTCAAACTGTCATACATAAGGCTTTAGGGAAGCTGGGATATTCTGATGAGGTATATGAGCTTCTAAAAGAGCCAATTCGCATGATGACAGTGAAAATTCCTGTACGGATGGATGACGGAACAGTAAAAGTCTTTACTGGCTACCGGGCCCAGCATAATGATGCAGTGGGTCCTACTAAAGGCGGTATTCGTTTTCACCCGAATGTAACTGAAAAGGAAGTAAAGGCACTGTCAATTTGGATGAGCTTAAAATGCGGAATTGTGGATCTTCCATATGGCGGAGGTAAAGGCGGAATCGTTTGTGACCCTCGCGATATGTCCTTCGGTGAGTTAGAGCGGCTAAGCCGCGGGTATGTACGGGCAATCAGTCAAATTGTGGGGCCGACTAAGGATATTCCTGCACCTGATGTATTTACCAATTCGCAGATCATGGCATGGATGATGGATGAATACAGCCGGATTGATGAATTTAACTCTCCAGGCTTCATTACAGGTAAACCACTTGTACTTGGCGGTTCACATGGACGGGAATCAGCAACAGCTAAAGGGGTTACAATTTGCATCCGGGAAGCTGCCAAGAAAAAGGGCATTAATCTGGAAGGTGCAAGAGTTGTTGTTCAGGGATTCGGGAACGCTGGAAGTTTCCTCTCAAAGTTTATGCATGATGCCGGTGCAAAGGTTGTTGGGATTTCAGATGCATATGGCGGTTTATATGATCCGGAAGGCCTTGATATCGATTACCTCTTGGATCGCCGTGATAGCTTTGGCACTGTGACAAAATTGTTTAATGATACAATTACAAATAAAGAGCTGCTTGAACTTGATTGCGATATTCTTGTTCCTGCGGCCATCGAAAATCAGATAACAGAAGACAATGCACATAATATAAGAGCGGGCATTGTAGTGGAGGCGGCTAACGGCCCAACTACTTTGGAAGCTACACGAATCCTTTCTGAGCGAGGGATACTGCTTGTCCCTGATGTACTGGCTTCTGCCGGCGGTGTAACAGTTTCATATTTCGAATGGGTACAAAATAACCAGGGATATTACTGGACTGAAGAAGAAGTAGAAGAAAAGCTTGAAAAAGTCATGGTTAAATCATTCGATAATATTTATCAGACATCGCAAACCCGCCGTGTAGACATGCGTCTGGCTGCCTATATGGTAGGTGTGAGAAAAATGGCGGAAGCTTCAAGATTCCGCGGATGGATCTAA
- a CDS encoding genetic competence negative regulator: MRLERLNYNKIKIFLTLDDLNDRGLTKEDVWKDSLKWHQLFHEMLEEASEEFGVDIQGSVAVEIFSMQAQGMVMIVTMEEQMDEELLEDGFIEMQVTVEGSEDILFEFQDFEDVIQMAKELNRVQIEQGSLYCYKEMYYYHVTDLAGEDIHRVIAILAEYGDSAFTSIHVIQEYGKVLIESNAVKKLVEYFS, encoded by the coding sequence ATGCGCTTAGAACGTTTGAATTATAATAAAATCAAAATCTTTCTAACATTAGATGACTTAAATGATAGGGGACTGACTAAGGAAGATGTCTGGAAGGATTCTCTAAAATGGCATCAGCTTTTTCATGAGATGCTGGAAGAGGCAAGTGAAGAATTTGGAGTAGACATTCAAGGCTCAGTTGCTGTGGAGATATTCTCCATGCAGGCTCAGGGAATGGTTATGATCGTTACAATGGAGGAGCAGATGGATGAAGAGCTCCTTGAGGATGGTTTTATTGAAATGCAAGTAACTGTTGAGGGCAGTGAAGATATATTATTCGAGTTCCAGGATTTTGAAGATGTAATTCAAATGGCTAAAGAGCTGAATCGTGTGCAGATTGAGCAAGGAAGCCTCTATTGTTATAAAGAAATGTATTATTATCATGTTACAGATTTAGCGGGGGAAGACATTCATAGAGTTATTGCCATATTAGCTGAGTACGGTGATTCAGCCTTTACCAGCATACATGTTATTCAGGAATATGGGAAAGTACTTATCGAGTCCAATGCTGTAAAAAAGCTGGTTGAATACTTTTCATAA
- a CDS encoding MerR family transcriptional regulator, with translation MATEEGKYNIKAVSKMLGIQPGTLRAWERRYQIVAPKRNESGHRLYTEEHIKVLKWLIRKVDQGFSISQAVSLLENKELNAEPLQMDKEGDRSGALANELLEALLQFNESKAHDLINQAFSFYTIDKVLIDILGSLLVKIGLLWEEGKITSAHEHFASSILRSRIGMILHSFPHNGVLPKVIAVCGPGEAHELGLLIFTLFLRRRGFEVVYLGTSIAEEDIDTVINIVKPKFVFLSCTMKSNVPETLKLSERLADTYRKLHVGIGGFGIDTLSNEEKMKYEQFIPGGSTHEWEEWIRERLL, from the coding sequence ATGGCAACAGAAGAAGGAAAGTATAATATTAAGGCTGTATCTAAGATGCTCGGCATTCAGCCAGGAACGTTAAGAGCATGGGAAAGACGGTATCAAATCGTTGCTCCTAAGAGAAATGAATCAGGCCACAGGCTATATACAGAAGAACATATCAAAGTGTTAAAATGGCTGATCAGGAAAGTGGATCAGGGTTTTTCCATAAGCCAGGCTGTTTCCCTTCTGGAAAATAAGGAATTAAATGCCGAACCGCTTCAGATGGATAAGGAAGGTGATCGGTCTGGTGCCCTCGCCAATGAGCTGCTTGAAGCTCTTCTTCAGTTTAATGAATCAAAAGCACATGATTTAATTAATCAGGCTTTCAGTTTTTATACCATAGATAAAGTCCTAATTGATATATTAGGCTCTCTTCTTGTGAAAATCGGACTTCTGTGGGAAGAGGGGAAAATAACAAGTGCACATGAGCATTTTGCCTCATCCATATTAAGATCCAGAATTGGGATGATTCTGCATTCTTTTCCGCATAACGGAGTCCTGCCAAAGGTGATAGCAGTCTGCGGACCTGGAGAAGCTCATGAATTAGGGCTTTTAATTTTTACTTTATTTCTGCGCAGAAGGGGATTTGAAGTCGTTTACCTTGGGACAAGCATCGCTGAAGAAGATATTGATACTGTGATTAATATTGTTAAACCAAAGTTTGTATTCTTATCCTGTACGATGAAGTCCAACGTACCTGAAACCCTAAAACTTTCAGAGAGACTTGCAGATACTTATAGGAAACTGCATGTAGGCATTGGGGGATTCGGCATTGATACCCTTAGTAATGAAGAAAAAATGAAGTATGAACAGTTTATTCCCGGCGGTTCCACACATGAATGGGAAGAATGGATTAGAGAACGGCTCCTATAA
- a CDS encoding manganese catalase family protein, with protein MWVYEKKLQYPVRVSTCNPKLAKYLIEQYGGADGELAAALRYLNQRYTIPDKVIGLLTDIGTEEFAHLEMIATMVYKLTKDATPDQMIAAGLDAHYANHDNALFYNNAAGVPWTASYIQAKGDPIADLYEDIAAEEKARATYQWIINMSDDPDLNDGLRFLREREIIHSQRFREAVEILKEERDKKKFF; from the coding sequence ATGTGGGTTTATGAAAAGAAGCTGCAATATCCGGTGAGGGTAAGCACATGCAATCCCAAACTGGCAAAGTATCTAATTGAACAATATGGGGGAGCGGACGGTGAACTTGCTGCTGCCCTAAGATATTTGAATCAGCGCTATACCATTCCGGATAAGGTCATCGGACTTCTTACAGATATCGGAACTGAGGAGTTTGCCCACCTGGAAATGATTGCAACAATGGTTTACAAATTAACAAAGGATGCTACGCCTGATCAAATGATAGCTGCCGGTCTCGACGCCCATTATGCCAACCATGATAATGCTCTGTTTTATAATAATGCTGCAGGTGTGCCTTGGACAGCTTCTTATATTCAGGCAAAGGGCGACCCTATAGCAGACTTATACGAAGACATCGCTGCAGAAGAGAAAGCCCGGGCAACCTATCAGTGGATTATTAATATGAGTGATGACCCGGATTTAAATGACGGACTCCGGTTTTTAAGAGAAAGAGAGATTATCCATTCCCAGCGCTTCAGAGAAGCCGTGGAAATTCTTAAGGAAGAACGCGATAAAAAGAAATTCTTTTAA
- a CDS encoding spore coat associated protein CotJA, with the protein MNTLRKTWHPYVSPFDPCTPIKVKTYSTPPNLYMGFQPPGLEQFTPMEALRAGTLWKAFYDPWYSPYEKAREGQ; encoded by the coding sequence ATGAATACACTCCGTAAAACCTGGCACCCATATGTAAGCCCCTTTGACCCTTGCACTCCGATAAAGGTCAAAACCTATTCCACTCCTCCAAATCTATATATGGGATTTCAGCCGCCAGGACTCGAACAATTTACACCAATGGAGGCTTTAAGAGCAGGAACGCTTTGGAAGGCTTTCTATGATCCATGGTACAGTCCCTATGAAAAAGCCAGGGAGGGACAATAG
- a CDS encoding metallophosphoesterase: MIYLIALALIGGVCLLMFMLREAFADRIIYKELSFPEFPESFGEVKLFFISDIHKRTVSETIIGEIKEKKPDLVIIGGDLLEKGVPFERVKKNLMGLKECGPVYFVWGNNDYEVDYHQLDALLLECGVKILDNTALSFESNEGERFILMGTDDLSKDRDRLDLALKDAGSGGFRVLVSHDPRIINSIKKEQNIHLVLSGHTHGGQIHIFGLSPYEKGQIKVLPQTTILISNGYGTTGVPLRLGAKPETHFITLSKG; encoded by the coding sequence ATGATATACTTAATAGCTTTGGCCTTAATTGGCGGTGTGTGTTTACTAATGTTTATGCTTAGGGAGGCATTTGCAGATAGAATTATATATAAAGAGCTTTCTTTTCCTGAATTTCCGGAAAGCTTCGGTGAAGTAAAGCTTTTTTTTATTTCGGATATTCATAAGAGGACGGTGTCAGAAACGATAATCGGGGAGATTAAAGAGAAGAAGCCTGACTTGGTCATCATCGGCGGCGATCTCTTGGAAAAAGGAGTCCCTTTTGAAAGAGTAAAGAAAAACCTAATGGGGTTAAAGGAATGCGGGCCCGTCTATTTCGTTTGGGGGAATAATGACTATGAAGTGGATTATCACCAGCTCGATGCCCTGCTCCTCGAATGCGGAGTAAAAATTCTTGATAATACTGCCCTTTCCTTTGAATCAAATGAAGGAGAACGTTTTATTTTGATGGGGACAGATGATCTCAGCAAGGATAGAGATCGGCTCGACCTCGCACTTAAGGATGCGGGTTCAGGAGGATTTCGGGTGCTGGTCAGCCATGATCCAAGAATCATTAACAGTATAAAAAAAGAACAAAATATTCACCTGGTCTTAAGCGGACACACGCATGGCGGGCAAATTCATATTTTCGGGCTTAGCCCATATGAGAAGGGGCAGATAAAAGTACTGCCGCAAACAACAATTCTGATCAGCAACGGCTACGGTACGACCGGTGTGCCATTGCGGCTGGGGGCAAAGCCGGAAACTCATTTCATTACTCTTAGTAAAGGCTGA
- a CDS encoding YpdA family putative bacillithiol disulfide reductase, with translation MNIDAIIVGGGPCGLAAAIALQEAGRNPLVIEKGNIVNAIYHYPTHQTFFSTSEKLEIGGVPFITENYKPKRNQALTYYREVVKRKGIKINAFEKVLKVIKNQSEIFEVQTDKGVYTANNVIIATGYYDHPNYMGVPGEDLPKVFHYFKEAHPYFDKDVTVIGGKNSSVDAAIELVKAGARVTVIYRGTEYSPSIKPWILPEFESLVRNGVIKMEFNAHVKEISENKLTYMADGQQFDIENDFVFAMTGYHPDHEFLRSMGIQINEETGRPQFNPETMETNVPGIFIAGVIAAGNNANEIFIENGRFHGGQIAKAIIEKESGNNKG, from the coding sequence TTGAATATAGACGCTATTATTGTTGGCGGAGGCCCCTGCGGATTGGCAGCTGCCATTGCCCTTCAGGAAGCCGGGAGAAACCCGCTTGTTATTGAAAAAGGCAATATTGTAAACGCAATCTACCACTACCCCACACACCAAACCTTCTTCAGCACAAGCGAAAAGCTCGAAATCGGCGGGGTCCCCTTCATAACGGAAAATTACAAGCCTAAGAGAAACCAGGCGCTAACTTATTACCGGGAAGTAGTGAAAAGAAAGGGCATTAAGATTAATGCCTTTGAAAAAGTTCTCAAAGTAATTAAAAATCAATCTGAGATATTTGAAGTACAAACAGATAAGGGTGTTTATACCGCCAATAACGTTATAATTGCTACAGGGTATTACGACCATCCAAATTACATGGGAGTTCCAGGAGAGGACCTGCCAAAGGTTTTTCACTATTTCAAAGAAGCCCACCCTTATTTTGATAAAGACGTAACGGTAATTGGCGGGAAAAACTCAAGCGTCGATGCTGCGATCGAACTGGTTAAAGCAGGAGCCAGAGTTACGGTGATCTATCGCGGAACAGAATATTCACCAAGCATAAAGCCATGGATCCTACCTGAGTTTGAGTCTTTAGTCAGAAATGGCGTCATCAAAATGGAATTTAATGCACATGTGAAAGAAATCAGTGAAAATAAGCTGACCTACATGGCAGATGGCCAGCAATTCGACATTGAGAACGATTTTGTATTTGCCATGACCGGCTACCATCCTGACCATGAATTTTTAAGGAGTATGGGAATTCAAATAAATGAAGAAACAGGCCGCCCTCAATTTAATCCTGAAACGATGGAAACGAACGTTCCTGGAATATTTATTGCGGGTGTGATAGCTGCCGGAAATAATGCCAACGAAATTTTTATTGAAAATGGCAGATTCCATGGCGGACAAATAGCCAAAGCTATAATTGAAAAAGAGAGTGGCAATAACAAAGGCTGA
- a CDS encoding spore coat protein CotJB, producing the protein MKQLPADYYQLLEQLQAVDFVLVELTLYLDTHNNDTEAIKQFNHYAKERKKLRNAIESKYGPLMQFGHSYSGQPWNWDDAPWPWQV; encoded by the coding sequence ATGAAACAATTGCCGGCAGATTACTATCAGCTTCTTGAACAGCTTCAGGCTGTGGATTTTGTCCTTGTTGAACTGACTCTATACCTTGACACTCATAACAATGATACTGAAGCCATTAAGCAATTCAATCACTATGCAAAGGAACGAAAAAAACTGAGAAATGCCATTGAAAGCAAGTATGGTCCATTAATGCAATTTGGACACAGCTATTCCGGTCAGCCATGGAACTGGGATGATGCCCCATGGCCTTGGCAAGTATAA